The nucleotide window CAAAGTCACCCGGGACATGACCGAGCGGCGCGAGTACGAGCAGCGGCTCGAAGGACAGGCGGAACGGCTCGAACGCCAGCGGGACGAGCTCGAACGGGAACTCGACGACGTGTTCGAGCGGATCGACGACGCGTTCTACGCGCTCGACGACGAGTTCCGGTACGAGTACGTGAACGATCACGCCGAGGCGCACCTCGGCGAGCCGGAACGGACCCTCATCGGGCGGAGGCCGTGGGAGGTGTTCGACGTCGACGAATCGGCCCCGCTCTTCGACCGGTTCGAGGAGGCGTTCGCGACGCAGGAACCGATGAGGTTCGAGCACTACTCGGAGGAGCTCGAGATCTGGGCGATGGTCCGGATCTACCCCTCCGAGTCCGGCCTCTCCGTGTACTTCGAGGACATCACCCAGCGCAGGGAGCGCGAGCGGGAGCTCGAACGGGTGTACGACCTCCTGGAGCGGGCGGAACGCATCGCGGACATCGGCGGTTGGGAGATCGATCCGGACACGCGTGACGTGTTCTGGACCGAACACCTCTTCGATATCCTGGAGGTCTCCTCCGACGAGGAGCCGCCGCTGGACGAGGCGCTCGACGTCTACCACGACGAGGACCGACCGATCGTCGAACGCGCGGTCGAGGAGGCGCTTCGATCCGGCGAACCCTTCGACATCGAGAGTCGGTTCCAGGCGCCCAGTGACGAGGTGCGCTGGCTCCGGATCATCGGCGAGCCGGACGTCGAGGACGGGGAGGTCGTTTCGCTCCGCGGGGCCGTCCAGGACGTCACCGAGCGGAAAGGGCGCGAACAGGAACTCCAGCGCGTCCGGGATCGGATGGAGTTCGCCCTCAACGCCACGGACGCGATCGTCTGGGACTGGAACGTCGACGAGGACCGGACGTCGTTCTATCCCTCAGCGGAGTCGTTGTACGGGACCCCCGTCGAGAACTGGGACGACTTCATCGGGATCGTCCACCCCGACGACCGAGAGCAGGTCGAGGAGGGGATCAGGGAGGCGCTCGAAACCGGCGAGCCGAAGTCCGACGAGATCCGCATCGATCGGGACGGGGAGGAGCGGTGGATCGAAGCCCCGGGCCGGCCCATTCAGGACGAGGACGGCTCGACGCGGATGGTCGGCGTGGCGCGGGACATCACCGAACGGAAGACGTTCGAGCGCCAGTTGCGGGAGTCGAACGAGCGGCTCGAGCAGTTCGCGTACGCCGCCTCCCACGACCTGCAAGAACCCCTCCGGATGGTGTCGAGCTATCTACAGCTGCTCGAGGATCGCTATGGCGACGAACTCGACGAGGACGGCCGGGAGTTCCTCGAGTTCGCCGTGGACGGCGCCGACCGGATGCGCGAGATGATCGCTGCCCTGCTCGAATACTCTCGGGTCGATACGCAGGGGAAACCGTTCGAGCCGGTCGACCTCGAATCGGTCCTCGCGGACGTCCTGGCCGATCTCCAGTTTCGGATCGAGGAGCACGCCGCCGAGATCACGGACGAGGAGTTGCCGACGGTCGAGGGCGACGACAGCCAGCTCCGGCAGGTGCTCCAGAACCTGCTGAGCAACGCGCTCGAGTACAGCGACGATGCGCCACCCCGGGTCCACGTCTCGACCGAACGGGCTGGCGGGGAGTGGATCCTGTCGGTCAGCGACGAGGGGATCGGCGTCGACCCCGACGACCACGAGCGCATCTTCGAGGTGTTCGAGCGCCTTCACACTCGTGAAGAGCACGCCGGAACGGGTATCGGGCTCGCACTGTGCAAGCGGATCGTCGAGCGACACGGCGGCGAGATCTGGGTCGACTCCGAACCCGGCGAGGGCGCGACGTTCTCCTTTACGCTGCCGGCCGCGGACGACGCGGCCGGGTGAGCCGGCCCTGGGGTATGTGAACGGCCCGCTTGCGAAATTCGCAAACTCGCTACGAATATCGCTGCGATTCGCGGAACTTATTACGATACGCGAACTGGCTCACGACAATGAGTGGAGACGGCCGCACCATCCTTCTCATCGGCAGCGGACCGATTCAGATTGGGCAGGCCGCGGAGTTCGACTACTCCGGGGCGCAGGCCTGCCGCGCACTTCGCGAGGAGGGAGCTCGAGTCGTGCTCGTCAACTCCAACCCCGCGACGATCATGACCGATCCCGAGATGGCCGACCGGGTGTACATCGAACCCATCACGACGGAGGCGATCACGGAGGTCATCCGGAAGGAACGCCCCGACGGCGTCATCGCGGGGTTGGGCGGGCAGACCGGGCTGAACGTCACCGCCGAACTGGCCGAGGAGGGCGTGCTCGAGGAGTACGACGTCGACATCATGGGCACGCCGCTCGACACCATCTACGCGACCGAGGACCGCGACCTGTTCCGCCAGCGGATGGAGGACATCGGTCAGCCGGTTCCGAAGTCGACGACCATCTCGCTCGACGAGGGCGAGGTGGTCACGGAACTGGACGGGGAGGCGCTCCGCGAGCGGGTCGAGGCCGCCGCCGACGAGGTGGGTGGCCTGCCGGTCATCGCCCGCACGACGTACACCCTCGGCGGCTCCGGGTCGGGTGTCGTCGGTGAGATGGACGAACTCATCGACCGCGTCCGGACCGGACTGCGCCTCTCGCGCAACAGCGAGGTGCTCGTCACCGAGTCCATCTCCGGCTGGGTCGAGCTGGAGTACGAAGTGATGCGCGACGCCGACGACTCCTGCATCATCATCTGCAACATGGAGAATCTCGACCCGATGGGCATCCACACCGGCGAGTCGACGGTCGTCACGCCCTCGCAGGTCATCCCCGACGACGGCCACCAGGAGATGCGCGACGCGGCCCTGGGGGTCATCCGCGAACTCGGCATCCAGGGCGGCTGTAACATCCAGTTTGCCTGGCGCGACGACGGCACCCCCGGCGGGGAGTACCGCGTCGTCGAGGTGAACCCCCGCGTCTCCCGCTCCTCGGCGCTCGCCTCGAAGGCGACCGGCTACCCCATCGCCCGCGTGACCGCGAAGGTCGCGCTCGGCAAGCGCCTCCACGAGATCGACAACGAGATCACCGGCGAGACGACCGCCGCGTTCGAACCGGCGATCGACTACGTGGTGACGAAGGTGCCGCGCTGGCCCAAGGACAAGTTCGAGGACACGGACTTCACGCTCGGCACGGCGATGAAGTCCACGGGCGAGGCGATGGCCATCGGCCGCACGTTCGAGGAGAGCCTCCTGAAGGCGCTGCGCTCCTCGGAGTACGACCCGGCCGAGGACTTCGGGGACCTCGAGGACGACGAGCTCACCGCCGAGTACCTCGAACGCCCGAGCCCCGACCGCCCGTACGCGATGTTCGAGGCGTTCGAGCGCGGCTTCTCCGTCGAGGAGGTCGTCGAGGCCACGGGCATCTACGAGTGGTACGTCGAGCGCTTCTCGCGCATCGTGGAGGCGAGCAAGGAGGTCGTCGAGGGCGAGTTCACCCCGGCTGCCATCGCGGGCTTCACGAACGCGGAGATCTCCGCACTCGCGGGCAACGTCTTCGAGGACAGCAGCCTCACGTGGCTCCCGGAGACGCGCGGCGCGTGGCGGACCGCGGAGGCGACCGAAACGGTCGCGGGCGACGCCGGGGCCGAGGCGGCGGACGAGGACATCCCCGTCTCCGCCGCGCGCGCCGGCGTCGGCGAGGTCGAGCAGGCGGTTCCCGGCCGGACGTACAAGCAGGTGGACACCTGCGCCGGCGAGTTCGCGGCCTCCACGCCGTACTACTACTCCTCGCGCCAGCCGGAGTGGTTCTCCGGCCCCTACGAGGGCGACGCAGCCGCGGGCGAACTCCGCGTGGACATGGACGCCGAGAGCGTCGTCGTCGTGGGCGGCGGCCCCATCCGCATCGGGCAGGGCGTCGAGTTCGACTACTGCTCGGTCCACGCGGTCCGCGCGCTGCGCGAGCAGGGGATCGAGGCGCACGTCGTCAACAACAACCCCGAGACGGTGTCGACCGACTACGACACCTCCGACGGGCTGTTCTTCGAACCCATCACCGCCGAGGAGGTCGCCGACGTCATCGAGGCGACCGACGCCGACGGCGTGATGATCCAGTTCGGCGGGCAGACCTCCGTCGACATCGGCGAGCCCCTGGCTGCGGAACTCGACCGCCGGGGCGTCGACTGCGAGATCATGGGAACGTCCGTCGAGGCGATGGACCTCGCGGAGGACCGCGACCGGTTCAACCGCCTGATGGACGACGTCGGGGTCGACCAGCCGGAGGGGGGCTCCGCGACGAGCGAGGCCGAGGCGCTCGAACTCGCCAACGACATCGGCTACCCCGTGCTCGTCCGCCCGAGCTACGTGCTCGGCGGGCGCGCGATGCGGGTCGTTCACGACGACGACGAACTGAGGGAGTACATCACCGAGGCGGTCCGCGTCTCGCCGGACAAGCCCATCCTCGTCGACGAGTTCCTCGCGGGCGCTGTGGAACTCGACGTGGACGCCGTCTCGGACGGCGAGGACGTGCTCATCGGCGGCGTGATGGAGCACGTCGAGAGCGCGGGCGTCCACTCGGGCGACTCCGCCTGCGTCATCCCGCCGCGCTCGCTGAGCGAGGAGACGCTGGCCCGCGTGCGCGAGGTCACCGAGAACATCGCCCGCGCGCTCGAGACGGTCGGCCTGCTGAACGTCCAGCTGGCCGTGCAGGGGGAGGACGTGTACGTCCTCGAAGCGAACCCGCGCTCCTCGCGCACCGTCCCGTTCGTCTCGAAGGCGACGGGCGTCCCCATCGCGAAGCTCGCGGCGCAGGTGATGGCCGGGCACTCGCTCGAGGAACTGGGGGCGACCGAGGCGATCCCGGAGCACTACAACGTGAAGGAGGTCGTGCTCCCGTTCGACCGCCTGCCGGACTCGGACCCGCGGCTCGGCCCGGAGATGAAGTCGACCGGCGAGGTGATGGGCACGGCGAGCACCTTCGGCAAGGCGTACGGCAAGGCGCTCGACGCCGCCGGCCAGGGGCTCCCCGAGTCGGGGACGGTCGTCTTCCAGTTCGTCGGCGACGCGCTGCCCGAACCGGGGAGCGAGGCGGCCACCGAGCTGATGGCCGGCTTCGGCGAGTACTACGACGCGGCGGAGGTCGAGGACGTGGCGACGGCACTCCGTGAGGGCGCCGTCGACCTGCTCGTCACCGACGACCGCGACGCGCTCCGGGCCGCGGTGGACGAGGACGTGGCGTACGTCTCGACCGAGGCGGCCGCCCGGGCCTCGCTCGAAGCGCTCGCCCACCGCGAGGAGGACCTCGACGTGCTGGCGGTCTCGGACCGCCCGCGCCGCCAGGCGGAGTGGGGCCGCTGAACCGGATGCGCTGACTGCTTCTTTCCCGCGGCGCCGACCACCTGGACGTCGACCGGCGCGGTTCGATCAACCACTGACTGCAGGGGCTTTCGTAGTCGTCTCCGTCTTCCTGTCGACAACGAACCCCGAACCGCTAGACGGGCACGCCCCGTCGACCGCTCACTCCAGTTTCTTCAGCGCCTCGAAGAAGTCCGAGGACGGCCCCGCGACCCGCACGGGTGGCCCGGTCCGCTCGACGACGATCTCGGTCGGGACGTCGACCGGGTGCGGTTCGCGGCCGTCGCTGATGACGACCGCCTCCTCGGAGTCGGTCAGCGTCACGCTCACCGTCGCGTCCGGCGCGATCAGGAGCGGCGGCATGCCGCCCGTCGCGCACATCTCGTTCACGACGAGGCCGTCGACGCTCGGGTGGACGAGCGGGCCGCGCTCGGAGAGGTTGTAGGCGGTCGACCCGGTCGGCGTGGCGACGAGGACGCCGTCGGCGTGGCCGCCCGAGTAGAGCGAGCCGTCGACCCGGACCTCGACGCACACCCCGCCGCCGTGACCGCGGCGGGCGCCCTGGACGACGATCTCGTTCGTGGCGTGCGCGCTCTCCCAGCCGTCGCAGGTCGCGGCGAGTCGGGGGGCCTCCCGGACGGTCATCTCGTCGTCCTGGAACGCCTCGACCTCCTTCAGTACCGCTTCGACGGCCTCGTCAGGCGGGACGGCGTTGAGGAAGCCGACCTCGCCGAGGTTCACCCCGAGCACGGGCGTCCCGCCCGCGCCCCGGGCGGCGAAGAGGAAGGTGCCGTCGCCGCCGATGGAGACCACGAGGTCGGTCGTGTCCATCGCGTCGACGGGCCGACCCTCCTCGGAGAGCGTCGCGGCCGTCGCCTCGTCGAGGTGGACCCGGGCGTCGGCCTCGCACAGCCGGTCGCGGACGTCCGCGGCGAGGTAGGCGGCCCGGTTGTTCCCCTTCTGGGCGACGATACCAACGTCCATGGCGCGACTTCGCCGGGCCCGGACAAAAATCCCGCCGACCCCGCGCCGCTGGGGAACATTCATGCCCCCCCGGCCGGTTGTCACCGGCCATGAACGCGCGTCCGGGCCGTCAGTCTTCCCTCCGCCGAACGACCCACGGGTCGGGAGAACGCCCCCGGAGGTGGCTCGCGTGAGCGAGGAGGGGGACGAGGACTGGTTCGAGAAGGCCCTCGACGAGGACGGGGAGGGCGACGACGAGTCCACCGTGGCGGACGACGGGACCGAAGGGATGTCGGCCGACGCGGACGAGTCCGGCGACGGAAGCGAATCGAGCGAAGCGGACGGACCGAACGACGTGCATCGGCCCAACGACGCGGTCGACGACGCAGGCTTCGCCGACGCGCAAGCGGGCGACGAGTTCGACGTCGGGGATTTCGGCGGTGAAGACGTGCCCGGAGCGGGCGACTTCGACGGGGACGACCCCTTCGGTCAGGACTTCGCGGACGCGATGCAGGGCGCGCCGTCACCCGGCGGGACGAGCGACGGGGACGCCGGGTTCGGCGGCTTCGACGCGGGAGGCGGCGGCGAGTTCGACGGGTTCGGCGGGGGGGACGACTTCGGTATGGGCGAGGGTGGGTTCGGTGACTTCGGCGGGAGCGGCGGGTTCGACGAGGAGGAGTTCGAGTCCGACATCGAGCGCATCGACATCGGCATCGAGGGCCTCGACGAGATGATCCTCGGCGGGGTCCCACACCGGTCGCTGATGACCGTCATCGGGAGCGCCGGCACCGGGAAGACCACGTTCGGCCTCCAGTTCCTGAACGAGACACTCACGAACGATGGGAAGGCCGTCTACATCACACTCGAGGAGTCCCGCGAAGCGGTGCTCTCGACGGCCGAGGAGAAGGGCTGGCCCTACCGCGAGTACGAGGCGGAGGACCGCCTCGCGGTCGTCTCGATGGACCCGATCGAGATGGCGAACTCGCTCGACTCCATCCGGGACGACATCTCGCGGCTCATCAACGAGTTCGGGGCGGATCGGCTCGTCCTCGACTCCGTCTCGCTCCTGGAGATGATGTACGACCACCCCTCGAAGCGTCGCTCGGAGGTGTTCGACTTCACCCGGTCGCTGAAGGAGGCCGGCGTGACGACGATGCTGACCTCGGAGGCGAGCGAGGAGAACTCCTACGCCTCCCGCCACGGCATCGTCGAGTACCTCACCGACGCCGTGTTCGTCCTCCAGTACGTCCGTCCGTCAGACTTCCGCGAGACGCGCCTGGCAGTCGAGATCCAGAAGATCCGCGACGCGAACCACTCCCGCGAGACGAAGCCGTACGAGATCACGGCCGACGGCATCTCGGTGTACCGGCAGGCGAACATCTTCTGAGGAACCTCTTTTGTCCGGGGTCCTCCTCGCTCGCTCACTTCGTTCGCTTGTTCGTCGAACCCCGGAAAAACCCGTTCATGTTGTGGGATTCCGGAGGAATCCCACTACTAACGGGAAATCTTCGATTTCCTGCGATGCCAAAACCCCGCTCGCTCGATCGCTCACTGCGTTCGCTCCCTCGCTCGCGGTAGAAAACGGAGTACATCGTCGGAAACCCGAACGTCGATGCACGCCGACGGCGATTCAGTTGTTCCGGTACACGACGACCCCGAGCACCGACAGCGACCCGAGCAGCGCGAGGAGCGCGTACTCCGGCGCGTCGATTGGACCGCCGAGGCCGGCGGACCGCTCCTCGACCTCCAGCGTCCTCACCTCGGAGGCGTCGTACCGGTGGGTCATCGCGCCGTCGTTCAGTACGACCTGCAGGCCGTGCGTCCCGGGGGTGCTCGCGTCAAGGCGCTGTGTGACCTCGACCTCCTCGCCGGGTTCGAGGCGGTCCTCGCTGAGGGCGTAGGTGTCGGTCCCGTTGACCGGACCGGCGACCTTCAGCACGACCGTCCCGTTCGCGGCCACGTCGCCCGCGTTTCGCACGGTGACGGAGAGCGTCGCCGACTCGCCGACGACGATCCGCTCGGTGGAGACGCTCACGTCCTCCAGACAGAGCTTCCGTTCCCCGTTCGCCGAACACGTTCCCTCGTCCGCTCCCGCGACCCCGCCCGCCGCGACCGCGGCCGCGACGAGCACGACCAGTACCGCCAGCGTCCCGTTTCTCGCTCCCATACACCTCCGGGACCGTCGGTCCCACCTAAACGCTCGGTCCCGCGTATCGGCGTTGAAAACGACCGCGCCCGCCGGGTTCGACCGCGGCCGGACGTCCCCCCGACCTTCAGCGCACGACGGTGACCGGGACGGGGGCGGTGCGGACCACCCCCTCGGCGACGCTTCCGAGCACGATACGCGAGAATCCCTGCCGGCCGTGGCTCCCGACCACGATGTGGTCGACGTGGTCCGCCTCGGCGTACTCCACGATGGCCTCCCGGGGTTTTCCCACCTCGGTCACGGTCTCGACCTCGCGATCGACGAGCGCCGCGCCGTCGGCGAGGGTCCCCTCGGCCTTGGCCTTCATCGTCTCGTACCACTCCTCGGCGCCGCTGGGGACGCCCCGACCCGCGCTGAAGCCGGCCTCGGACGGGTCGATGACTGTCAGGAGGACCAGTTCCGCGTCGGGCCACTCGGACGCGGCGTACTCGAGTGCGTCGACGGACTGGTCCGTGCCGTCGAAGGCGACGAGGATCCGCTTTACCATGCGGGTCGATAGCACATCAGGTATCAAAACGTTGATGGCGAGGGGCCGGTCGGGTGGGTTGGCCCCCGTTGGCATACGCCTTCACACGATCCGTCTCGATGGGTCGGGGAGTCAGTTGGTCACATACAGGCACGGCGTTCAGTCGCCGTGCCTGGTCACACATCGCCACGGCGCTCAATCGCCGTGGCGAGTCACACACACCGGCAGGCCGGTGACCTCCACCGGCTCCGAGTTGTCGGGCGAGTACACCACCATCTGTCCCTTCTCCATGTACGGCACCTTCCCGGCCAGCGACGGCGGGATGTTCACGCTCCTGATGGCGTCCTCGTCGCCCAGGTTGAGAACGAGCCGCGTGTTCACCTGCTTGAACACCGGGTCCGCGACGTCCTGAGGGTCCTGCGTGATGAGGAACAACCCGAGCCGCTCCTTGCGGCCCTGTTTGGCCGCCTCAGTGAACTTCTGGACCACCTTCCGCGCCTGCACGTTCTCGGCGTCCGCGAGGAAGTTGTGCGCCTCGTCCATCCCGAGCACCAGCGGCGTCTCGTCCACCCGCGCGCTGTTCGGGTCGTTCGAGAGCTTGTCGTCCACGAGCAGCGCCGAGACGGCGAGCACGAACATCTCCTTGGCGCGCGCCGAGGAGAGGTGGTACGTCGGGATGACCGTCAGCCCGCCCGACCTGACCAGCGTCGTGTCCAGCTCCGTGATCGGCTTCGCGTCCTGGTCGAACACCCCAGAGGGGATCCCCCGAACCCGCCGCTTCACCGCGTCGTAGGTCGCCTCGTGGACGCGCCCGGACTCGTCGAGTTCCTCCTTCAGCGCCAGGTCGTCGAGGAACGAGAGGAACTGCTCGTAGGTGCCCGCGGAGTGGTTCCGGAAGAAGCGGTTGAGCAGCGTGAGGAGGGCGGGGTACTGGTTGTCGTTCAGCGCCGCGCCGGCGACGAGCCACGGCATGTCGTACTCGTCCACGATGCTGAACGGGATCGTGAACTCGACCTGTTCCGCCCGGTGCCCCTCGCCGGGGTAGCTCGTGCCGACCTCCTTGGGAACCAGCGCGACGGTATCGTCGTGGCCGCCATGGTCGATGCCCTCGCGGTCGAGGCGCCGGCCCCAGTCGCCATCGAACGCGGGGTTGTCGTCGTGCATCTGGGCGTACTCGTCCTGCGGGTCGAACATGACGACGGCGGCCTTCGCGTCGCGCCCGTCGTCCATCTCGTAGGTGCGCCCGAGGTACTGCCGGAGGACGTTCTTCGCCGCGTGGGTCTTCCCCGATCCGGTCCCCCCGGCGACGAGCGTGTGGCGGAACACAAGCGGGTCGCCGTCGGCGTAGTCGTCCTTCAGCCGGTAGTCCACCGTGGGCGGCTCTGCCGCCGTCCGCACCTTCTCGCCACCGACCGAGAGGTGGCCGAGGAAGACGCCCTCGTCGGGGATGGCGAGTCCGGTCTTGATCTGCTCGGCGTCGGTCGCCTGTCGGACGGGCGCGCCGGGCTTCGGTACCCGGTCGACCATCCGTCGCTTGAGCTCGCCGGCTCCGTCGGCTCCGTCGCCTCCGTCCGAGGCGCTCCGCGCCTCGTTGTCCTCGAACAGCACGGCAGTGGGGTCGAGCTCGGCGACGAACTTGTAGTCGGCCTCCGTGAACGACTGGGTGCCCTGGAGGCGCCGTCGGGCGGTGAGTTCGGTCGCGTCGTCGGTGTGGAACTCCTGTTCGTACTCCAGAGCGGCGATGCGCGAGAACAGCGTCTCGCCGTCGGGGTACGGCACGAGCAGGTACGTCCCGAGCCGCACGTCCTCGCGGTTGCCCGCGGTGACGAACGCCTTGATGCACGTCTCCTCGCCGTCCTCCGAGACGCGGAGCCCCTGCGCGACCGAGAGCGTCCCGATGCCGGCGGCGGTCGGCCCGGCGGCGGCGTCCATCGCGTACCGGGCGAATCCGTCCTGTCCCTCGGCTCCGGCGTCGTCGCTCTCGATCTCGACCTCCCCGTTACCGGCGCCGGGTCCGCGACCCCTCGTCGCGCCGCCCGCGGTCGCGTCTTCCCCCCGCTCGTCGTTCGAACTCGAACCCGCGTCCGCGGACGAGCCCACGTCCTCGAAGTCCCCGAGTTCGGAGTCGCCGGAGTCGGCCATGTGGCGGGCCACGGCGTCATCACCCAAAAAGCCCGTTCACCCGGCGGCGCGGAAATCGGCTCCCGGGTTACTCCCGAACCGATCCCCGGATCGGTGCCGGGGCTCGGAGACGAACGGGGAGGCGATTTTTCAGAGTCGGCGTTCAACCTCCGGTATGTTGCTCATTCGCGGTGTGGTCGGGGAGACGGAGCTCACGGGTACGGTGTATGAGCGGGGGGAGGAGGCGCCGACGTTCAAGGGGGCGCCCGACGAGGACGCGCCGTACGTCTGGGTGTGCGACGAGTTCTACGAGGTCGAGAGCGGCGGGTCCAGCCTCGACCTCGACGGGCGGGCCATCCGGGTCGCGTTCGAGTCGCCGATGCCGCGGGGATTCGACACGCGCGACCAGGCGGTGGACGCGGGGAAGGAACACGTCAGGACGCAGTTCGCGCGGGTCGGCATCCCGCCCGAGGAGGTGACGCTCGACGTCGAGAAGGTGCAACAGCCCTGAGCGCGGCGGTACCTACCCCTCGTCGGCCCAGCGGACGTCGTCGTACGTCCGGAGGAACTCGCTGTCGAACCGCTCCTCGAACTTCCGGCGGAGCGACTCCTTCTCGCCGATCCCGATGCGCGCGAGTTCGTCGGCCTTGTCCACGGCCGTCGGCGGGCCGCGCTCGGCCGCGACCTCCGAGACGACCTGGTTCGTCAGCGCCGCACGCATCTCGTCGTCCCGCGTGAACGCCGCCGGCGCCTCCACCTTGAACAGCAGGTCGCCGCGCGGGTCGTACACGAACATGAACGTCACCTCGTAGAGTTCCGGGTCGAGGTCCCGCTCCACGCCGAGCGCGTCCCCGGTCGCCGACAGCGGTTCGTCCGAGCCGCCGCGCGAGTAGAGCCACGTCGTGAACGTCAGTTCGTCGGTCACCCGTTCGTCGTCATCGTATCGCTCCAGCAGCCGCGTGAACATCGCGGCGTCGTCGGGCCACGGCGCCTCCACGCCCTTCGAGTCGAGCGTCCGGGTCAGGTACCCCGACGTCGTGTTCTTCACGAAGCCGACCAGCGGGACGCCCCGCTCGACGTGGCGCTCGACGAGGCGGACGTAGTTCTCGACGGCCTCCGTCACCGCGTCGCCGTAGGCGAGGTCACGGAGTTCCCGGTCCCGAGTCGCCCAGTTGAGCAGGCGCTTCGGGTACAGCGGGCCGTCGAGCACCAGGAGGTCGTCGACGACGTGGGCGTGCTGGAGCGCGTGGTGTGACTCGGCGAGCGAGAGCGCGAGTTCGTGGACGGTCTCGTCGGCGAACCGGCGCGTCCGGGGAACCGTCAGCACGCGCCGCTCGCTGTTGCTCTCGTCGTACCGGCTCCAGCCGTCCGGCAGGTGGACGGTCGCGTCGTTCGCGTGGACCGTGACGACGACCGAACGACACTGGTGGACGTCGAGGTCCGTCGGGTCGGTCCCCATCGCCGCGTGCGCGACGTCGAGCACGAGACCGTTCTTGAACGCCGTCGGGTTCA belongs to Halorarum halophilum and includes:
- a CDS encoding NAD(+)/NADH kinase; the protein is MDVGIVAQKGNNRAAYLAADVRDRLCEADARVHLDEATAATLSEEGRPVDAMDTTDLVVSIGGDGTFLFAARGAGGTPVLGVNLGEVGFLNAVPPDEAVEAVLKEVEAFQDDEMTVREAPRLAATCDGWESAHATNEIVVQGARRGHGGGVCVEVRVDGSLYSGGHADGVLVATPTGSTAYNLSERGPLVHPSVDGLVVNEMCATGGMPPLLIAPDATVSVTLTDSEEAVVISDGREPHPVDVPTEIVVERTGPPVRVAGPSSDFFEALKKLE
- a CDS encoding KaiC domain-containing protein → MSEEGDEDWFEKALDEDGEGDDESTVADDGTEGMSADADESGDGSESSEADGPNDVHRPNDAVDDAGFADAQAGDEFDVGDFGGEDVPGAGDFDGDDPFGQDFADAMQGAPSPGGTSDGDAGFGGFDAGGGGEFDGFGGGDDFGMGEGGFGDFGGSGGFDEEEFESDIERIDIGIEGLDEMILGGVPHRSLMTVIGSAGTGKTTFGLQFLNETLTNDGKAVYITLEESREAVLSTAEEKGWPYREYEAEDRLAVVSMDPIEMANSLDSIRDDISRLINEFGADRLVLDSVSLLEMMYDHPSKRRSEVFDFTRSLKEAGVTTMLTSEASEENSYASRHGIVEYLTDAVFVLQYVRPSDFRETRLAVEIQKIRDANHSRETKPYEITADGISVYRQANIF
- a CDS encoding CARDB domain-containing protein translates to MGARNGTLAVLVVLVAAAVAAGGVAGADEGTCSANGERKLCLEDVSVSTERIVVGESATLSVTVRNAGDVAANGTVVLKVAGPVNGTDTYALSEDRLEPGEEVEVTQRLDASTPGTHGLQVVLNDGAMTHRYDASEVRTLEVEERSAGLGGPIDAPEYALLALLGSLSVLGVVVYRNN
- a CDS encoding universal stress protein, giving the protein MVKRILVAFDGTDQSVDALEYAASEWPDAELVLLTVIDPSEAGFSAGRGVPSGAEEWYETMKAKAEGTLADGAALVDREVETVTEVGKPREAIVEYAEADHVDHIVVGSHGRQGFSRIVLGSVAEGVVRTAPVPVTVVR
- the carB gene encoding carbamoyl-phosphate synthase large subunit, translating into MSGDGRTILLIGSGPIQIGQAAEFDYSGAQACRALREEGARVVLVNSNPATIMTDPEMADRVYIEPITTEAITEVIRKERPDGVIAGLGGQTGLNVTAELAEEGVLEEYDVDIMGTPLDTIYATEDRDLFRQRMEDIGQPVPKSTTISLDEGEVVTELDGEALRERVEAAADEVGGLPVIARTTYTLGGSGSGVVGEMDELIDRVRTGLRLSRNSEVLVTESISGWVELEYEVMRDADDSCIIICNMENLDPMGIHTGESTVVTPSQVIPDDGHQEMRDAALGVIRELGIQGGCNIQFAWRDDGTPGGEYRVVEVNPRVSRSSALASKATGYPIARVTAKVALGKRLHEIDNEITGETTAAFEPAIDYVVTKVPRWPKDKFEDTDFTLGTAMKSTGEAMAIGRTFEESLLKALRSSEYDPAEDFGDLEDDELTAEYLERPSPDRPYAMFEAFERGFSVEEVVEATGIYEWYVERFSRIVEASKEVVEGEFTPAAIAGFTNAEISALAGNVFEDSSLTWLPETRGAWRTAEATETVAGDAGAEAADEDIPVSAARAGVGEVEQAVPGRTYKQVDTCAGEFAASTPYYYSSRQPEWFSGPYEGDAAAGELRVDMDAESVVVVGGGPIRIGQGVEFDYCSVHAVRALREQGIEAHVVNNNPETVSTDYDTSDGLFFEPITAEEVADVIEATDADGVMIQFGGQTSVDIGEPLAAELDRRGVDCEIMGTSVEAMDLAEDRDRFNRLMDDVGVDQPEGGSATSEAEALELANDIGYPVLVRPSYVLGGRAMRVVHDDDELREYITEAVRVSPDKPILVDEFLAGAVELDVDAVSDGEDVLIGGVMEHVESAGVHSGDSACVIPPRSLSEETLARVREVTENIARALETVGLLNVQLAVQGEDVYVLEANPRSSRTVPFVSKATGVPIAKLAAQVMAGHSLEELGATEAIPEHYNVKEVVLPFDRLPDSDPRLGPEMKSTGEVMGTASTFGKAYGKALDAAGQGLPESGTVVFQFVGDALPEPGSEAATELMAGFGEYYDAAEVEDVATALREGAVDLLVTDDRDALRAAVDEDVAYVSTEAAARASLEALAHREEDLDVLAVSDRPRRQAEWGR
- a CDS encoding PAS domain-containing sensor histidine kinase, coding for MGTSDSPSGVTIDDLRGFFGRLEQPTKPVAITDVTEFLNCPPQTAHRYLEELTERGELRTRQIDGSTRVWWATGGGSTDRQGTDDEQFAAFVSAVKDYAIFMLDPEGRVVSWNDGAERIKGYDKAEIVGEHFSTFYTDDDVDDGVPVRNLETAATEGRIEDEGWRVREDGSRFWANVTITAIRDDGALQGFTKVTRDMTERREYEQRLEGQAERLERQRDELERELDDVFERIDDAFYALDDEFRYEYVNDHAEAHLGEPERTLIGRRPWEVFDVDESAPLFDRFEEAFATQEPMRFEHYSEELEIWAMVRIYPSESGLSVYFEDITQRRERERELERVYDLLERAERIADIGGWEIDPDTRDVFWTEHLFDILEVSSDEEPPLDEALDVYHDEDRPIVERAVEEALRSGEPFDIESRFQAPSDEVRWLRIIGEPDVEDGEVVSLRGAVQDVTERKGREQELQRVRDRMEFALNATDAIVWDWNVDEDRTSFYPSAESLYGTPVENWDDFIGIVHPDDREQVEEGIREALETGEPKSDEIRIDRDGEERWIEAPGRPIQDEDGSTRMVGVARDITERKTFERQLRESNERLEQFAYAASHDLQEPLRMVSSYLQLLEDRYGDELDEDGREFLEFAVDGADRMREMIAALLEYSRVDTQGKPFEPVDLESVLADVLADLQFRIEEHAAEITDEELPTVEGDDSQLRQVLQNLLSNALEYSDDAPPRVHVSTERAGGEWILSVSDEGIGVDPDDHERIFEVFERLHTREEHAGTGIGLALCKRIVERHGGEIWVDSEPGEGATFSFTLPAADDAAG